From Domibacillus sp. DTU_2020_1001157_1_SI_ALB_TIR_016, a single genomic window includes:
- a CDS encoding DUF779 domain-containing protein translates to MVDRVTATPAALALIDQLRAKHGPLMFHQSGGCCDGSSPMCYPDGEFITGDADKKLGEIGGVPFYISEAQYEYWKHTQLIIDVVDGRGGMFSLEGPEGKRFLTRSRVFTEEERRELNQ, encoded by the coding sequence ATGGTTGACCGTGTTACCGCAACACCGGCTGCTCTGGCGTTAATTGATCAATTGAGGGCAAAACACGGACCGCTTATGTTTCATCAGTCTGGCGGGTGCTGCGACGGCAGCTCGCCGATGTGCTACCCGGACGGAGAGTTTATAACGGGTGATGCGGATAAAAAGCTTGGTGAAATTGGCGGGGTACCCTTTTATATTAGTGAAGCCCAGTATGAATACTGGAAGCATACCCAGCTTATTATCGATGTTGTAGACGGGCGGGGAGGCATGTTTTCTCTTGAAGGACCGGAAGGAAAAAGATTTCTGACAAGGTCACGCGTATTTACAGAAGAAGAGAGACGTGAACTGAATCAATAA